DNA sequence from the Brevundimonas sp. NIBR10 genome:
CCCCGCGCTCAAGCAGCGAGGCAGAGCCTGTCCTCGCGCCGATCGAAGATCGGACCCGGGGGCGAGCCGAGCGGTAGCGCGGCGCGTCAGCGCCCCAACAAGTCAGGCGAAGCGAAGCTTCGCCGTCTCGCCAAGGTCATGATCGTCCGCTACAAGCGGCCATGACAGAAACAATGACGAGCCGCATGACGGCTGAGGCGGCGCTGGATCGCCTCGAAACCCTCTACTTCCAGTCCGTGCAGTCGCTGCGTGATGCAGCCCGGGCCTTCCTCGCCACCGGCGAACGGGTCGAGCCCGCCGCCCGCGCCGCCGGGATCTTCTCCTATCCCTCGCTGAAAGTCAGCTGGTTCGGCGACCGGCCCCTGAACCTGGCCCAGCGGGCCTATGCGCGGATGTCGCGACCGGGGGTCTATTCGACGACCGTGACCCGGCCCGACCTGTTCCGGCCCTATCTGCTCGAACAACTGACCCTGCTGGAACAGGACTACGGCGCCACCTTCGAGGTCGGGCCGTCGGATCAGGAGATCCCCTTCCCCTATGTGCTCGACGGCTCCGACGTGGTGCTGGACCCGTCCCAGACGGCGGCGGTGGCACGTTACCTGCCGACCACCGACCTGGCCCATATCGGCGACGAGATCTCCGATGGCCTGTTCGACCTGGGCGAGGACTTCCCCTTGTCGCAGTTCGACGGCCTGCGCACCGACTTCTCCCTGGCACGGCTGCGGCACTACACCGGCACCCCGGTCGAGCACGTCCAGTCCTACATCCTGTTCACCAACTACAACCGCTATGTGGACGACTTCGTGCGCTGGGCGGTGGAGCAGGTCCGCGATCCCTCGACCCCCTACAACAGCCTGTCGTGCGCGGGCGGGGTGGTGATCACCGCCGAGACGGCCGACCCG
Encoded proteins:
- a CDS encoding AMP nucleosidase is translated as MTSRMTAEAALDRLETLYFQSVQSLRDAARAFLATGERVEPAARAAGIFSYPSLKVSWFGDRPLNLAQRAYARMSRPGVYSTTVTRPDLFRPYLLEQLTLLEQDYGATFEVGPSDQEIPFPYVLDGSDVVLDPSQTAAVARYLPTTDLAHIGDEISDGLFDLGEDFPLSQFDGLRTDFSLARLRHYTGTPVEHVQSYILFTNYNRYVDDFVRWAVEQVRDPSTPYNSLSCAGGVVITAETADPEMAVMDAAWKKHQMPAYHLTAPGSNGITLVNIGVGPSNAKTICDHLAVTRPHVWLMIGHCGGLRPSQTIGDYVLAHAYLRDDHVLDAVLPPDIPIPSIAEVQRALYDAAKVVSGMPGEQIKRRLRTGTVVTTDDRNWELRYSKSALRFNQSRAVAIDMESATIAAQGYRFRVPYGTLLCVSDKPLHGEIKLPGQANRFYEGSISEHLQIGIKAIDLMRGEGAGLHSRKLRAFDEPPFR